One window from the genome of Echinicola vietnamensis DSM 17526 encodes:
- a CDS encoding SusC/RagA family TonB-linked outer membrane protein, whose translation MRKHVLLFALLLVFSQFSFAQNSTVKGTVTSAENGEPVPGVSVLVKGTSKGAVTDLEGQYSLEVPSEGEVLIFSFIGMATEEVSIKGRTVIDVSMSSDVKSLNEVVVTALNVSRDESSLGYAIQSVDGDELSSVREANVVGSLAGKVAGVQVIGSSGAALGGSQNIRLRGINSLGGGSPLFVVDGTPISNRSFSPDNDYSGRDYGNLAADINPDDIESISVLKGPSAAALYGNRAANGVIIITTKKGTSRKGIGVEINHSTTFEKVYILPDYQNEYAGGYSQELATFDYNPETHPESWAAFDGQQVMNYSADESWGPRMEGQMVRHWDSWYEGESFGELRPLLPNENNVRDFFETGVTMNTGVALSGGDEETLFRLSLNHIDQKGVIPGSELLKNNVSFNGSTKLTDKLKASLNFNFTSTQGQGRPASGYTGRNPVNSFNQWFQRQLDMDRLENYKNPDGTYRTWNIRSPSNTRPLYWDNPYYEVYENAPRDKRDRVYGNFGLTYDFTEELSVSAFARTDFFNQKIEERVASGGLDLDEYYISQRIGREDNYEILAQYDKNFGGVSLVANAGGNIRRNFYDTMGERTQGGLSVPDFYNIDASIDRPDVSNYYSEKTVRSVYGSVSLGYMSTIFLDLTARNDWSSALPKANNSYFYPSISTSFVFTELMGNTNFLNFGKLRLSYAQVGSDVSAYDIAQVYDVGTPYGSLPALTVPNTYPNPNLRPALSSSYEAGVDLRFLQRRLGLDVTYYRNDNKDQIINLTVPGSSGITQAKVNAGNIRSEGLEVMLSATPITNQDFNWDMTLNFARNTNQVVELYQDQGNRQLQSAYWGMTLNAKVGEPWGTLIGTGYTYDEETGLPMINPDGSYVENQNQDLGTVLPDFTGGFRNTLTYKNFDLTAFLDFQKGGQFYSVTKMFLPYSGLAAETAGLNDLGNPKRDPVDQGGGIPVTGVVEGEGVQTVYVDPSEHYKGLFGVHEEYIYDASYVKLREVRLGYTLPSKLMAKWPIHSANVAFIAKNLWLIHSNVDGLDPSEFAAGGNGYSYFEAGLLPGVRSYGFNIRVVL comes from the coding sequence ATGAGAAAACATGTACTATTGTTCGCGTTACTGTTGGTATTTTCGCAATTTTCTTTTGCGCAGAATTCTACAGTAAAAGGGACGGTTACCTCAGCCGAAAATGGGGAACCAGTACCCGGAGTTAGTGTATTGGTAAAAGGGACCTCAAAAGGTGCCGTGACCGATTTAGAAGGTCAGTATTCACTGGAGGTCCCCAGTGAAGGGGAGGTGTTGATCTTTTCCTTTATTGGGATGGCTACTGAAGAAGTGAGCATTAAGGGCCGTACGGTCATTGATGTATCCATGAGTTCAGATGTGAAGTCATTGAACGAAGTGGTGGTGACGGCCTTGAACGTGTCGAGAGATGAAAGTTCATTGGGCTATGCCATTCAAAGTGTGGATGGAGATGAATTGTCCAGTGTGCGAGAAGCCAATGTGGTGGGTTCGCTGGCTGGTAAAGTGGCCGGTGTTCAGGTAATCGGATCATCCGGTGCCGCATTGGGAGGATCCCAAAACATCCGACTGAGAGGGATCAATTCCCTGGGAGGCGGTTCTCCGCTTTTTGTGGTGGATGGTACGCCGATTTCCAACAGAAGTTTTTCTCCTGACAATGATTACTCTGGAAGGGATTACGGTAACTTGGCAGCGGATATCAACCCCGATGATATCGAGTCTATTTCCGTTTTGAAGGGCCCTTCAGCTGCGGCACTTTATGGGAACAGGGCTGCCAATGGTGTGATCATCATCACCACCAAAAAAGGTACCAGCAGAAAAGGTATCGGTGTAGAGATCAATCACAGCACCACATTCGAGAAAGTATATATCCTTCCCGATTACCAAAATGAGTATGCGGGGGGCTATAGCCAAGAGTTAGCCACTTTTGACTATAATCCAGAAACCCACCCTGAATCTTGGGCGGCCTTTGACGGGCAACAAGTCATGAACTATTCCGCCGATGAAAGTTGGGGGCCACGTATGGAAGGTCAAATGGTGAGACATTGGGACAGCTGGTATGAAGGAGAAAGTTTCGGTGAACTCCGTCCACTTTTGCCGAATGAAAATAACGTAAGAGACTTCTTCGAAACCGGGGTTACGATGAATACCGGTGTAGCCCTGTCTGGTGGAGATGAGGAGACCTTGTTCAGGCTTTCCTTGAATCACATCGACCAAAAAGGGGTTATTCCAGGTTCCGAATTGCTTAAAAACAACGTTTCCTTTAACGGTAGCACGAAGTTAACGGATAAACTAAAGGCTAGTTTGAACTTCAATTTCACCAGTACCCAAGGACAGGGCCGTCCAGCTTCTGGGTATACCGGTCGAAATCCAGTAAACTCCTTTAACCAATGGTTTCAGCGTCAGCTGGATATGGACAGACTTGAAAACTACAAGAATCCTGATGGTACTTATCGTACTTGGAACATTCGTTCCCCAAGCAATACGAGACCTCTTTATTGGGACAACCCTTACTATGAGGTGTATGAAAATGCGCCAAGAGATAAAAGGGACCGTGTATATGGTAATTTTGGGCTGACGTATGACTTCACCGAAGAATTGAGCGTTTCAGCTTTTGCCCGAACGGACTTTTTTAACCAAAAGATCGAGGAGCGGGTAGCTTCAGGTGGATTGGACTTGGATGAATACTACATAAGTCAACGAATCGGAAGGGAAGATAACTATGAGATTCTTGCCCAGTACGACAAAAACTTTGGAGGGGTATCCCTAGTGGCCAATGCCGGTGGTAACATCAGAAGAAACTTCTACGATACTATGGGTGAACGCACGCAAGGTGGATTATCGGTGCCGGACTTTTATAATATTGATGCATCCATTGATCGCCCGGATGTTTCTAATTACTACAGTGAAAAAACAGTAAGAAGTGTTTATGGTAGTGTTTCCTTAGGATATATGAGCACCATCTTCCTTGACTTGACTGCCCGTAATGATTGGTCTTCAGCACTTCCGAAAGCAAACAACAGTTATTTCTATCCATCGATCTCTACCAGCTTTGTGTTTACCGAGCTGATGGGCAATACCAATTTCTTGAACTTTGGTAAGTTGCGATTAAGCTATGCGCAGGTGGGATCCGATGTTTCGGCTTATGATATCGCACAGGTATACGATGTAGGAACTCCTTATGGGTCCTTGCCTGCATTGACCGTGCCTAACACTTATCCTAATCCTAACCTTCGTCCAGCATTGTCCTCTTCATATGAAGCAGGGGTGGATTTGAGATTCCTTCAGAGACGATTGGGCTTGGATGTGACCTACTATAGAAATGACAATAAGGATCAGATCATTAACCTGACCGTGCCTGGTTCCAGTGGAATTACACAAGCCAAGGTGAATGCTGGAAATATCCGAAGTGAAGGGCTCGAGGTGATGTTGAGCGCTACGCCTATTACCAATCAGGACTTTAACTGGGACATGACCTTGAATTTTGCCAGAAACACCAACCAAGTGGTGGAGCTATACCAAGACCAAGGCAACCGCCAGTTGCAGTCGGCCTATTGGGGCATGACGCTTAATGCCAAAGTGGGAGAGCCATGGGGAACCCTTATTGGTACCGGTTATACCTACGATGAAGAAACCGGCCTGCCGATGATCAACCCTGATGGCAGTTATGTAGAAAACCAAAACCAAGATTTGGGTACGGTATTGCCGGACTTTACAGGAGGATTTAGAAATACCCTTACTTATAAGAACTTTGATCTTACAGCATTTTTGGATTTCCAAAAGGGTGGACAGTTTTATTCTGTAACCAAAATGTTCCTGCCTTACTCAGGTCTTGCTGCAGAAACTGCCGGATTGAACGATTTGGGTAACCCAAAACGTGATCCAGTAGATCAAGGAGGAGGTATTCCCGTGACAGGAGTGGTAGAAGGAGAAGGGGTCCAAACCGTTTATGTAGATCCTTCAGAGCACTACAAAGGACTGTTTGGCGTTCACGAGGAGTACATTTATGATGCTTCATATGTGAAGTTGAGAGAGGTGAGGTTGGGCTACACTTTGCCAAGTAAATTAATGGCAAAGTGGCCCATCCATTCTGCCAATGTAGCCTTTATCGCCAAAAACCTATGGTTGATCCATTCCAATGTGGACGGATTAGATCCATCTGAATTCGCAGCAGGTGGAAATGGATACTCTTATTTTGAAGCCGGCTTGTTGCCAGGCGTGAGATCCTATGGGTTTAACATTCGTGTAGTACTTTAA
- a CDS encoding SusD/RagB family nutrient-binding outer membrane lipoprotein, translating to MKKIIYILLGAMVFASCDGLTDKNEITKDAAEVPAITLFSNAQKEMAEFHAEPQINRLLSQQWSEVQYIDQSRYDFYNGGTPAWWWRSFYRDVLIDLDEFTKLALEDDSYLSEAVRTNQIAAGEVLKVYAWYTLVTSFGNIPYSEALDFENSFPKYDDQTTIYMDLLARLDAAIADMDVDAGFGSQASADLIYEGDMDGWFAFANSLKFRMGMLLADVDPATAEAAVAEASPNAFASADLDATFQFLGTPPNTDPVWSDLVQSGRNDYVASNTMVDFMNDLNDPRIGLYYTEHEGAYVGGEYGNFNVYADFSHINPNQTEPDFTHVILDYSEVEFLRAEAVERGFLAGSAAEHYENAIRASFEYWSGVNEIVGGAPIADAAIDAYLAQPSVAYATAEGGYRQKIGLQKYIALYNRGYDAWTEWRRLDYPILNVPYDMDYEDIPLRYLYPISEQNVNTANYNEAVSAMGSDDVSVSLFWDVN from the coding sequence ATGAAAAAGATAATATATATCCTCCTGGGAGCAATGGTTTTTGCTTCTTGCGATGGGCTAACCGATAAGAATGAAATTACGAAGGACGCAGCAGAAGTGCCGGCTATTACGCTTTTCTCTAATGCGCAGAAAGAAATGGCTGAATTTCATGCTGAGCCACAGATCAACAGGTTGTTGTCCCAACAATGGTCTGAAGTGCAGTACATTGACCAAAGTAGGTATGACTTCTACAATGGTGGTACGCCCGCTTGGTGGTGGAGGTCATTTTACCGAGATGTCCTGATTGATTTGGATGAGTTTACAAAACTCGCACTAGAAGATGATAGCTACCTAAGTGAGGCAGTAAGGACCAATCAAATAGCTGCCGGTGAGGTGCTTAAAGTTTACGCTTGGTACACCTTGGTGACTTCTTTTGGAAATATCCCTTATTCTGAAGCATTGGATTTTGAGAATTCATTCCCAAAATACGATGATCAGACAACGATCTATATGGACCTTTTGGCCAGATTAGATGCTGCCATTGCAGATATGGATGTTGATGCTGGATTTGGAAGTCAAGCTTCTGCTGATTTGATCTATGAAGGGGATATGGATGGATGGTTTGCATTTGCCAATTCCCTGAAGTTTAGAATGGGCATGTTGTTGGCCGACGTGGATCCTGCTACTGCAGAAGCCGCTGTCGCCGAAGCTTCTCCAAATGCATTTGCTTCAGCTGATCTGGATGCGACGTTCCAGTTTTTGGGAACTCCTCCAAATACCGATCCGGTTTGGTCGGATTTGGTGCAAAGTGGTAGAAATGACTATGTCGCTTCCAACACTATGGTCGACTTTATGAATGACCTTAATGATCCTCGAATTGGACTGTACTATACCGAGCACGAAGGTGCCTATGTTGGTGGTGAGTATGGGAACTTTAACGTTTATGCAGACTTCTCCCATATCAATCCAAACCAAACAGAGCCGGACTTTACCCATGTTATCCTTGATTACAGTGAAGTGGAGTTTCTTAGAGCAGAGGCCGTTGAAAGAGGATTTTTGGCAGGAAGTGCAGCAGAACATTACGAAAATGCCATTAGAGCTTCCTTCGAGTATTGGTCTGGTGTAAATGAAATCGTAGGTGGAGCGCCGATTGCTGATGCAGCCATTGACGCTTACTTGGCCCAGCCATCCGTAGCATATGCTACTGCAGAGGGCGGTTACCGGCAAAAAATAGGGCTTCAAAAGTACATTGCCCTCTACAATAGAGGTTATGATGCCTGGACCGAGTGGAGACGTCTTGATTACCCTATTCTAAATGTCCCTTATGATATGGACTATGAGGACATTCCTCTCAGGTACCTTTATCCAATTTCCGAGCAAAATGTGAATACAGCTAATTATAATGAAGCTGTATCCGCCATGGGAAGTGATGACGTATCTGTGAGCCTTTTCTGGGACGTAAATTAA
- a CDS encoding SusD/RagB family nutrient-binding outer membrane lipoprotein, protein MRRLINKINTGLAAGMLVMATGCSDFGDMNVNPNKPSTPLTSSLLTDAQRSVSDVIGNETSVLYVQHISQKQYTEGSRYQTIYFNFNGYYSGPMFDLERIIDLNTDEATKGDMTAAGSNANQIAVARILKAYFYSVLTDRWGELPYTEALQGDEDLSPAYDTQKDIYYSLFTELTEAVAQMDGGTPVEGDFLLEGDMEGWEQFANSLRLTLALRLSDVDPAKAEAEFVAAYEAGILETDLMYPYLAATNNQNPWYARFLTRVDHVISSTMVDFMKPLDDPRLGVYADPAAATGTIEGMPYGISNAVAGEITNDEVSYLGSTARQQDAPLPIMTRSQLLFSLAEGAARGWIDESAEDLYYEAIQASFEQWGVFDQASYDTYIAQPEVMYDSSNPYMSIGNQKWAALFLQGFEAWAEWRRLDYPELTPAPDALNESGQIPVRQAYPTTERDLNEANYAEAVARQGEDGLDTKLWWDVN, encoded by the coding sequence ATGAGAAGATTAATAAATAAGATAAATACAGGATTGGCAGCTGGGATGTTGGTGATGGCCACGGGCTGTAGTGATTTTGGCGATATGAACGTCAATCCCAATAAGCCATCTACTCCGCTTACATCAAGTTTGCTCACAGATGCACAGCGATCGGTGTCTGATGTAATCGGTAATGAGACCAGTGTACTTTATGTACAGCACATCTCTCAAAAACAATATACCGAGGGATCACGATACCAGACCATTTACTTTAATTTTAATGGCTACTATTCCGGACCAATGTTCGATTTGGAGCGAATCATCGATTTGAATACAGATGAAGCGACCAAAGGAGATATGACGGCAGCGGGAAGTAATGCCAACCAAATAGCAGTGGCGCGGATCTTAAAGGCCTATTTCTATTCAGTCCTTACCGATAGATGGGGCGAACTCCCGTATACCGAAGCGTTGCAGGGCGATGAAGATCTCTCTCCGGCCTATGACACACAGAAGGATATCTATTATTCCTTGTTTACTGAGCTCACGGAGGCCGTAGCCCAGATGGATGGTGGCACACCTGTCGAGGGAGACTTCCTTTTGGAAGGAGATATGGAAGGTTGGGAGCAATTTGCCAACTCCCTTCGATTGACGTTGGCCCTGAGGCTAAGTGATGTCGATCCGGCTAAAGCCGAGGCTGAATTCGTAGCAGCTTATGAAGCAGGTATTTTGGAAACGGACTTGATGTATCCTTACTTGGCGGCCACCAACAACCAGAATCCTTGGTATGCCAGGTTCCTGACGCGGGTAGATCATGTGATCAGTTCTACCATGGTAGACTTTATGAAGCCTTTAGACGATCCTCGCTTAGGTGTATATGCTGACCCAGCTGCCGCTACAGGGACCATTGAAGGGATGCCTTATGGTATCAGTAATGCGGTGGCCGGTGAGATTACCAATGATGAAGTGTCTTACCTGGGTAGTACTGCCCGTCAGCAAGATGCTCCTCTCCCGATCATGACCAGGTCACAGCTGTTATTTTCCTTAGCGGAAGGAGCTGCTCGTGGCTGGATCGATGAGTCTGCGGAAGACCTTTATTATGAAGCCATTCAAGCATCTTTCGAACAGTGGGGTGTATTTGACCAAGCCAGCTATGATACATACATTGCCCAGCCAGAGGTGATGTATGATAGCAGTAATCCTTACATGTCCATCGGCAACCAAAAGTGGGCGGCCTTGTTCTTGCAGGGTTTTGAAGCTTGGGCAGAGTGGAGAAGACTGGATTATCCTGAGCTGACTCCTGCGCCGGATGCCCTGAACGAAAGTGGGCAGATTCCGGTACGCCAAGCTTATCCTACCACAGAGCGGGATTTGAATGAAGCCAATTATGCCGAGGCTGTAGCCCGACAAGGGGAAGATGGCTTGGACACCAAATTATGGTGGGATGTGAATTGA
- a CDS encoding acyl-ACP desaturase — MKGTETINYELEKNLEVTNQLDKMVGETVDSVLVNPDECWQPTDFLPDMSEPDAFDEVRKLQERAAEIPDTVITSLIGNMITEEALPSYQTYFNLLEGINPEGSLLSDRGWVRWSKAWTAEENRHGDLLNKYLYLSGRADMKAVEQTIHRLIYNGFDPKSEKDPYQAIIYTSFQERATKVSHVNTGKLADKAGDISLSRICKTIAGDEARHEKAYKSFMSRIFEIDPNGAVLAFEKMMRKQIVMPAVLMGKGGNNPTLFDQFSAITQKIGVYTGWDYARIIDHLVKLWRIEHLTGLEGRAAKAQEYLSGLADRYMRLADRLKTPDEISLAWLK, encoded by the coding sequence ATGAAAGGTACGGAAACCATTAATTATGAATTGGAGAAGAATCTCGAAGTAACCAACCAGTTGGATAAAATGGTGGGTGAAACGGTGGATTCGGTGTTGGTAAATCCAGATGAATGCTGGCAGCCTACAGATTTTCTGCCTGATATGAGCGAGCCCGACGCCTTTGACGAGGTGCGAAAGCTCCAAGAAAGGGCTGCTGAAATTCCCGATACGGTGATTACTAGCTTGATTGGGAACATGATTACCGAAGAAGCATTGCCCAGTTATCAGACCTATTTTAACCTCCTGGAAGGAATCAACCCAGAAGGAAGCTTGCTTTCTGATCGGGGATGGGTGAGGTGGTCAAAAGCATGGACCGCAGAAGAAAACAGGCATGGAGACTTACTGAACAAGTACTTGTACCTATCCGGGAGAGCTGATATGAAGGCGGTCGAACAGACCATTCACCGCTTGATCTATAATGGATTTGACCCGAAATCAGAAAAAGATCCTTATCAAGCGATTATTTATACATCCTTTCAGGAAAGGGCCACCAAAGTAAGTCATGTAAACACGGGCAAGCTCGCCGATAAGGCCGGAGATATCTCATTATCCAGAATTTGTAAGACCATTGCTGGGGATGAGGCTCGTCATGAAAAGGCTTATAAATCCTTCATGTCCCGTATTTTCGAGATCGACCCTAATGGGGCTGTCTTGGCATTTGAGAAGATGATGCGGAAGCAAATCGTGATGCCAGCGGTCTTGATGGGCAAAGGAGGCAATAACCCTACACTTTTTGATCAGTTTTCTGCCATCACCCAGAAAATCGGCGTATATACCGGTTGGGATTATGCACGCATTATCGATCATTTGGTGAAGTTATGGAGAATTGAACATCTGACAGGTTTGGAAGGAAGGGCCGCTAAAGCCCAGGAATACCTTTCTGGATTGGCTGATCGCTACATGCGTCTTGCCGACAGGTTGAAAACACCAGATGAAATTAGCCTTGCTTGGTTAAAGTAA
- a CDS encoding SusC/RagA family TonB-linked outer membrane protein, which produces MKKSVQLALLLCMFLQYSFAQTTSVTGTVTSAESEEPVPGVSILVKGTSRGAVTDLDGKYSLEVPAGGEVLIFSFIGMTTQEVPINNRTVIDVAMASDAEELSEVVVTALGIERSKNELPYAAQSVDGEKLNETRDPNFINQLSGRVAGLNIKSSNNLGGSSNVVIRGSSSLTGNNQALFVIDGVPVDNSITNTNNQATGRGGYDYGNAASDINPDDIASVNVLKGAAATALYGSRASNGVVVITTKKGSKGFGVTVNAGVTFGKIDKSTYAKYQNEYGAGYGSSFYNADLEGFDPNIPFYYYGDDASYGEAFDGRMVYDWKSVNPASEFYQQATPWQAARNTPVEFFESPVSTSTSILLNGGTDKGYYKLGYTRNDQEGILPNSRMKKNIVNFSGSYDIVEKLTATASINFSMNEGLGRYGTGYSGLNVNQSFRQWWPVNVDIKELESEYFATNGNATWNWSNETAQVPAYTDNPYWTRYENYQNDERIRTLGYMALNYEVTDWMDVMGRISLDTYSEIQEERIAVGSLDPSNYSRFNRNYKEFNYDLLMNFNKQINEDLDFKGLLGGNIRKTQINSIDASTNGGLVVPGLYSLSNSLNPMSPPTEVESTLQVNGVFAGATFTYRDYLILDGTVRRDQASSLAPENNTYYYPSVSGGFIFSEFLNNKEVFTFGKLRANYAEVSNTAAPQVLQDIYYKPTAFDDVPLFSMPSSKNNPDLLPERTKSFEIGAEMTFMDAAYGFDVTYYDTRTVDQIIPVTTSTATGFSSRYVNAGELQNAGWEISAFGTPIQNQDFSWTINVNWTKNKSKVLSLNGDNQNLELASLQGGVTLNAAVGQPYGTIRGRDFVYDTETGQRMVDEDGRYMVTNESNRVIGDINPDWYGGINNSFTYKNISLAFLIDVQKGGDVFSLDRWYGDATGIYPETAGLNDLGNPKRDPVTNDASSGGIILPGVDANGQPNTTRLDISSFGELGYAPGTNPNSMYVYDASYVKLRNLSISYSFPRDLVDRIKGVQGIDLSLIGRNLWIIHKNMKYSDPEESLGAGNNQGYQSGAYPTTKTYGFNLRLKF; this is translated from the coding sequence ATGAAGAAAAGTGTACAATTAGCCCTCTTGCTATGTATGTTTTTGCAATATTCTTTTGCACAGACTACATCAGTAACAGGGACGGTTACTTCAGCCGAAAGCGAAGAACCGGTCCCAGGCGTCAGCATTCTAGTGAAAGGCACCTCCCGAGGTGCAGTCACTGATTTGGATGGTAAGTACTCCTTAGAAGTACCTGCAGGTGGAGAAGTATTGATCTTCTCTTTTATTGGGATGACCACTCAGGAAGTGCCCATTAACAACAGGACTGTCATTGATGTCGCAATGGCCTCCGATGCAGAAGAATTATCGGAAGTGGTCGTGACTGCCTTGGGGATTGAGAGAAGTAAAAATGAGCTTCCTTATGCCGCCCAATCGGTAGATGGCGAAAAGCTTAATGAAACCCGTGATCCGAATTTTATCAATCAATTGTCCGGACGTGTGGCAGGGTTGAACATCAAGAGTAGTAATAACCTTGGAGGATCTTCTAACGTGGTTATCCGAGGTTCATCCTCTCTTACAGGGAATAACCAAGCCTTATTTGTTATTGATGGGGTGCCAGTGGATAATTCCATCACCAACACCAATAACCAAGCTACTGGTAGAGGTGGTTATGATTATGGTAATGCAGCGTCGGATATTAATCCCGACGATATCGCCAGTGTCAACGTACTGAAAGGTGCGGCTGCTACTGCTCTTTATGGTTCTAGAGCCAGTAATGGTGTAGTAGTGATCACGACCAAAAAGGGAAGCAAAGGCTTTGGGGTAACCGTTAATGCTGGTGTTACCTTTGGTAAGATCGATAAGAGCACATATGCCAAATATCAGAATGAATATGGTGCAGGATATGGTTCCTCTTTTTATAATGCCGATCTAGAAGGATTTGATCCTAATATTCCATTCTATTATTATGGTGATGATGCTTCTTATGGTGAAGCGTTTGATGGTCGAATGGTGTATGATTGGAAATCTGTAAACCCAGCTTCTGAGTTCTATCAGCAAGCCACTCCTTGGCAAGCGGCCCGAAACACTCCCGTGGAATTTTTCGAAAGCCCGGTGTCCACCAGCACCAGTATTTTGCTAAATGGTGGAACAGATAAAGGATACTATAAATTGGGCTATACCAGAAATGATCAGGAAGGTATTTTGCCAAACAGTAGAATGAAGAAAAACATCGTTAACTTCTCTGGAAGTTACGATATCGTAGAGAAGCTTACAGCGACAGCTTCCATCAATTTCTCCATGAATGAAGGACTTGGTCGGTACGGAACAGGTTACAGCGGTCTTAATGTAAACCAATCATTCCGTCAGTGGTGGCCAGTTAACGTGGACATCAAGGAATTGGAGTCAGAGTATTTTGCAACCAATGGAAACGCTACGTGGAACTGGTCAAATGAAACGGCCCAAGTACCCGCATACACCGATAACCCTTACTGGACACGTTACGAAAATTATCAGAATGATGAGCGTATCCGTACCTTAGGGTATATGGCCCTTAACTATGAGGTGACGGACTGGATGGATGTAATGGGTAGAATATCCCTTGATACCTACAGTGAGATTCAGGAAGAAAGAATTGCAGTGGGTAGCTTGGATCCTTCTAACTACAGCCGATTCAATAGAAATTATAAAGAGTTCAACTACGATTTGTTAATGAACTTCAATAAGCAAATCAATGAAGATTTGGACTTTAAAGGACTTTTGGGTGGAAACATTCGTAAGACACAGATCAATTCTATCGATGCCTCTACAAACGGTGGTCTAGTAGTGCCTGGTTTGTATTCCCTATCCAACTCACTGAACCCAATGTCTCCTCCTACCGAAGTGGAGTCTACATTACAAGTGAACGGTGTATTTGCTGGTGCTACATTTACCTACAGAGACTACCTGATTTTGGACGGTACGGTTCGTAGAGACCAAGCGTCTTCTTTGGCACCAGAGAATAACACTTATTATTACCCATCTGTTTCGGGTGGATTTATCTTCTCTGAATTTTTGAACAACAAAGAAGTATTCACCTTTGGTAAACTCCGTGCCAACTATGCAGAAGTAAGTAACACGGCGGCACCTCAGGTATTGCAGGATATTTATTATAAGCCTACTGCTTTTGATGATGTACCATTATTCTCCATGCCAAGTTCAAAAAACAATCCCGATCTCCTTCCTGAGAGAACGAAGAGTTTTGAGATTGGTGCTGAAATGACTTTCATGGATGCCGCATATGGGTTTGATGTTACCTATTATGATACTAGAACAGTGGACCAAATTATTCCTGTGACCACCTCCACCGCTACTGGATTTAGTTCCAGATATGTGAATGCCGGTGAGCTGCAGAATGCTGGTTGGGAAATCAGTGCCTTCGGTACACCTATCCAAAACCAAGACTTTTCTTGGACCATCAATGTGAACTGGACGAAGAACAAGAGTAAGGTACTGTCACTGAATGGTGATAATCAAAACCTGGAATTGGCCTCCTTGCAAGGCGGAGTAACCTTAAATGCTGCGGTGGGCCAACCATACGGTACCATCAGGGGACGAGATTTTGTATATGATACCGAAACGGGACAACGTATGGTGGATGAGGATGGCCGATATATGGTGACGAATGAGTCCAATAGAGTTATTGGTGACATCAATCCTGATTGGTACGGGGGTATTAACAACTCCTTTACATACAAAAACATCAGCTTGGCCTTCTTAATTGATGTTCAGAAAGGCGGAGATGTCTTCTCTTTGGATAGATGGTACGGTGATGCCACAGGGATCTATCCAGAAACAGCCGGACTGAATGATTTGGGCAATCCAAAAAGAGATCCGGTAACCAATGACGCTTCTTCAGGAGGTATCATCCTGCCAGGTGTAGATGCGAATGGCCAACCGAACACCACTAGATTGGATATTTCAAGTTTCGGCGAGTTGGGCTATGCGCCAGGTACAAACCCTAACAGCATGTATGTCTATGACGCCAGCTATGTGAAGCTTAGAAACCTCTCTATCTCTTATTCTTTCCCAAGAGACCTTGTAGACAGAATCAAAGGAGTTCAAGGTATAGACCTTTCCCTTATCGGAAGGAATCTATGGATTATCCACAAAAACATGAAGTACTCTGATCCAGAGGAAAGCTTGGGTGCTGGTAACAACCAAGGTTATCAAAGTGGTGCATACCCGACAACCAAGACTTACGGATTTAATCTTCGTCTGAAATTCTAA